One Odontesthes bonariensis isolate fOdoBon6 chromosome 17, fOdoBon6.hap1, whole genome shotgun sequence genomic window carries:
- the LOC142366546 gene encoding claudin-20 has translation MASTGMQIFGFVLALLGIMGATVATLLPNWKVSADVGSNIITAISQMQGLWMDCTWYSTGMFSCTLKYSVLSLPAYLQTARTTMVLCCVLAAMGLCLASLGLKCTRWGGGRRSKRHAAIASGGCFVAAGFLCLVPASWFTNEVITKFLDSSVPESNKFEPGGAVYVAFVSAGFLLVGGFIFCMSCSGKRHGPQDLVLLPPPDKLLLQQQQQQLLQQQQELQHQYCSLSPLDNKTGYSLQDYV, from the coding sequence ATGGCATCCACAGGCATGCAGATATTTGGATTTGTCCTGGCGCTGTTGGGCATCATGGGTGCCACAGTGGCCACCTTGCTGCCCAACTGGAAGGTCAGTGCAGATGTGGGCTCCAACATCATCACAGCAATCTCCCAAATGCAGGGGTTGTGGATGGACTGCACATGGTACAGCACCGGCATGTTCAGTTGCACACTTAAGTATTCAGTGCTTTCACTACCTGCATACTTGCAGACTGCTCGCACCACCATGGTGCTGTGCTGCGTACTGGCTGCCATGGGCCTCTGCCTTGCGTCCCTGGGACTAAAATGCACACGCTGGGGAGGTGGACGACGCTCCAAGCGTCATGCTGCGATTGCCAGCGGTGGCTGCTTTGTTGCTGCAGGCTTTCTGTGTCTGGTGCCTGCGTCTTGGTTTACCAACGAGGTCATCACCAAATTCCTGGACTCCAGCGTGCCCGAGAGCAATAAATTTGAGCCTGGGGGTGCTGTGTACGTGGCCTTTGTTTCAGCAGGTTTCCTTTTAGTCGGGGGGTTTATCTTCTGTATGTCCTGCTCAGGGAAGAGGCATGGCCCCCAAGACCTGGTTCTGCTCCCTCCGCCGGACAAATTGCTGCtccagcagcaacagcaacagctgCTCCAACAGCAGCAAGAGCTCCAGCACCAGTACTGCTCTCTGTCCCCATTAGACAATAAGACTGGCTACAGCCTGCAGGACTACGTGTAA